The DNA region GAAGAGTTTCATGGTCACGCTTTCCAGGTGTGGCCATGAAACTTTTTATCACGATACAAAAAGATTAAGGCACTGAAGGCTTGATTCTGGGTTGATGCGGCAACCCGTTTGTGAATGGCAAGGTGCGTCAGAAAAACTGCAATTGCTTCTGCACCCAAATCGCGCGGCGGAGTCATGCTGTGGAAGCGGATAAACTCCTTAATCCAATGGATGTAGCTTTTTTCGGTTTCGTAGGAATAGTGACGACGGCGAAATTCTTCATGAAGGCGGTCAAACAGCTTCGGCGACGTAGACATTGACACCCAACCTACGTATCTCTATGTGTTAGATAATACATAGTACTTCAGGTAAAAAGCTAAAGACATCCGTAAGTTTTCTCGATAATGTTCCATAACAGAGATATCATGCGAAAAAAGTGACGGTAATGTTCCCTATTGACTAAGTACACCGAAAAAATTCTGGGTAATGTCTGAATTGGGATGTTACCCAGAAGAAATTCCATATAACAAGTTGTTAGCTAGCTCCGCCGCCAGACCTTGCACTCGTGCTTCAGCGGGATCGGTCAGCCCGAAACCGCCCAAAAAGTTGTCAGTCGAGGCCGTGGTTTGCGGGTTAGCTGTGATTGCGAAAGCACCCAGACAATGGTTAGTGAGGGCCATAGCGAGGGGCGATCGGTGATCCCGAAACCGCCCAGGAGATTGGGGGTGAGGCGTGGTTAGGGGGCGATCAGTGCGTCGCTGAGCTAACAACGCTGTTGCAACGGATTGGTGAGTTCTGGCTGTAGGGGAGCAAGGTTGATCTGCAACCGCTGAACAGCACCGTTAGCTAGCTCCGCCGCCAGACCTTGCACTCGTTCTTCAGCGGGATTGGTCAGCCCGAAACCGCTCAGAAGCTTGTCAGTCGAGGCCGTGGTTTGCGGGTTAGCTGTGATTGCGAAAGCACCCAGACAATGGTTAGTGAGAGCCATAGCGAGGGGCGATCGGTGATCCCGAAACCGCCCAGGAGATTGGGGGTGAGGCGTGGTTAGGGGGCGATCAGTGCGTCGCTGAGCTAACAACGCTGTTGCAACGGATTGGTGAGTTCTGGCTGTAGGGGAGCAAGGTTGATCTGCAACCGCTGAACAGCACCGTTAGACCGCTGAATTGCTGCTGAATAAATCCTCTCCAGAAAGTACCCTCAAGGGTACTGTAAACCCTATTTGCATTTTTCAGAATAGAGAGAGCTACTTTGCGCGGATCTATACGCCTAATCAAGCGCAAAAGTTTGCTTAGGATGAGACTTGATTTCAGACTCAAGGTTTTAGTGCGGAGGAAAAATGGCTACTACAATTATCACGTTTGAGGAACCTGATCTTACAGAAGGTTCTGTTTTTAGCATTTCTAAAGATGGTACTACTGTACGATTTCTTCGTCGTGCTGCTATCTTTCGTCCGACTGTTACTACCCAATCTGGTGCCTATGCATTGCGGAACATCAGTCAAGATCCGTATGACGAAACTGGGTTCCAAAAACCACTCATTTTTGAATTTGATCGCTTACAGCGTCGGGTTCGCGTACTTGTAGGGCTGAACGACAGAGATTATTCTGGTGAGATTGTTGCTCGTCTCGTAGCCTATGACGCATTAGGTCAGGAGGTTGGTTCTGATAGCCGTAACCTTGGCAGCGGGCCTACTCCTATCAACATTCCTTTGGAAGTGCGTGCAGCCAGTGATGTTATTCAACGAGTACTGCTGGAGTACAACGGCTTAGTACAGGAAGTTCTTGATAATCTGGAATTTGAATCGGATGCTCCAACTCCTATTCCACCTGATACTACTCCACCAATTGTAACGATTCAACGACCTACTGAAGGTCAAGTTGTTAATTCTCGAACTGTAACGGTTCAGGGGACAATTGTGGAAACGAATCAGGTGTCATTAGTCATCAATGGTGTATCTGTTCCTGTACGGCGCAGTGGTGTGAACACCTACGAATTTAACACTGAAGTCACCCTTCCCCCGGATAGCAATGTCATTGAGGCTATTGCAACAGATGCTGCTGGTAATGTCGGAAGGGATGGCAAGACAGTAGATACTGTGATACCTGCAAGTTTTTCTATTTCAGACATCCGTTTTACTCAAACAGGCTTAATGGATACTGCAACTTCTTCGCCAACACGACTTGTTGCTGGAAAGACAAGTTTATTCCGAGTGACGCTACAAGTTCGTACTGCGGATGGACGATCAGCCCGGGTAGATAGAGCTGGCATCACCCTTGAACGTGGTGGACGAGTCATCGTAGATTCTCCAGGACAATTACGAATGCGAATGCAAGGTACGGATCAAGATTGGTTGGCACCCGCATATGCATCTATTGGTGATGGTCAACAAGTATACTGTTCCATCAGAGGTTTCTGGCTGGAAGCAGGTTATCCCTATCGAGTTGTTCTACGCTTATTTATTCGTAATCAAGTTGTATTCGAGCAAACCCTTGCTAGCAATTGGGTTTTCCGGCAAATTCGGGGAATCACGATGTTACTTGTGCCTCAACATAGACCGTTGGAGGCTGGCTTTGTTGCGGCTCTAATGAATGTTTTAAGGCAGACTGCCCGCATGTACCCTGTGCCTGATGACATTGCCAACCTAGACAGTGATGAGCGTGGTGGAATTCGCTTTGCTATTCTTCCCCCCACAAGCTATCGCGATCACACTGATCCTGCCGATGCTGACTCTTGGCCAATTCCCTATGAGCAGGGCTTTCTCCTGCGTGATCATAATGTTGGGACAAATCCTGGTCCAGATAGAACATATGGTACGTCCGATGACCCATTTACCTTCCAGGCAGGTGAATTCTTACCGTTCAATTTCACATCTGCTGAAGATGCGAATCGCAATGGTGTATTTGATGAAGAGGAATTAGCTCGTGTGCGTCCACCGGGGGGAGAACACGCAGCAAAACGACGTTACAACAATTGGCATGCATTTGCTCGACAGGAAGTAGAAAGTCGGCGACAAAGTTGGAACCGTGAGCGGATAAACAATCGTAGGCAACAATCTAACAGGGCTATTGTCGTTATTACAGGAGGCTCTGTTGATACACAAATGAGAGGTGGCTGGGGAGGTAACGCAGGTAGCGGTGAATCAAGCTTTTGGGCTGTTATTGGCACTGGCCAACCCGGCTATATCCCTCATGAAATGGGACATACTTTTGGGTTCGACCATACTGACGGACTAAGCTTTCCCTGCCCTTTTTCTGGAGAGGTAATCAATCTTTTGACTGGTCGAATTGTTGGCCATCCATTGTCACTTATGTGTAGTGACTTGTACCGCCTTTCAGACGACCTTTTTCTAAGACCTGCGGAATATGACATGATGTTCGATCGCCTCGTTACTATGGGAGGACAAGACTGAGATGGTGAATACAGTTCAGACAATTACTGATCAATGCTTTGCAATTATTGGTAGCATTGACAAAAATGGTACTGCTACTATTTTTGAGTCTTTTTTGTTGCCTCAAGGTGGATCCCTTACGGAAGAACCAATTGAGCGGAATTACACACTGGCATTTCTTGACAACGCTGGAAACATATTAAGTGACTACTCATTTCTAGTCTCATTTGAGACAGGATGCTTTCCAATATCTTTATCTCTGGCAACGTTCAGTGTTGTTTGCGGCTCTTCCGGATCCGGGGTGAAAATCGTATAATATGATACTTTCAGTCAGGGATTGCGCCAATGGACATACATCTTGATAGATTGCTTAACTTCCCTCACGTTACGGTTGAAAGTTGCATTCAAAAAGACAATGAAGTGTACTTAAAGTTGCGCTTGCTCAATCAAGAATCTAGCTGTCCACACTGTAAGAAATC from Leptodesmis sichuanensis A121 includes:
- a CDS encoding phage integrase N-terminal SAM-like domain-containing protein; translation: MSTSPKLFDRLHEEFRRRHYSYETEKSYIHWIKEFIRFHSMTPPRDLGAEAIAVFLTHLAIHKRVAASTQNQAFSALIFLYRDKKFHGHTWKA